In a genomic window of Salvia splendens isolate huo1 unplaced genomic scaffold, SspV2 ctg389, whole genome shotgun sequence:
- the LOC121790019 gene encoding plasma membrane-associated cation-binding protein 1-like, producing the protein MVNYWKSKVLPKIKKVFENPKKAAALEACKAFDESKEQYSKECEEKKTDLEPKVTQIYQASSTEIKALIKEPTDAAVKKHSAAVQKFLDELAKIDFPGSKSVSEAATKVGAAYVSGPVLFVFEKVSTFIPAPVEEEKKEEAVPPPTESCTEEVKEKEIAVEAAVEEKVEDAPPAAADPPKP; encoded by the exons ATGGTAAACTACTGGAAATCGAAGGTTCTGCCCAAGATCAAGAAAGTGTTTGAGAACCCAAAAAAGGCAGCTGCTCTTGAAGCTTGCAAGGCCTTCGATGAATCTAAG GAGCAATATTCGAAAGAGTGTGAAGAGAAAAAAACAGATCTTGAGCCCAAAGTTACCCAAATCTATCAAGCTTCATCTACTGAGATTAAG GCTTTGATCAAGGAACCAACGGATGCAGCTGTGAAAAAGCACTCAGCAGCAGTCCAGAAATTCCTCGACGAGCTTGCTAAGATCG ATTTTCCCGGTTCAAAATCGGTAAGCGAAGCAGCGACTAAAGTTGGAGCAGCATACGTGTCTGGTCCGGTTCTGTTTGTGTTCGAGAAGGTCTCCACTTTCATACCTGCCCCTGttgaggaggagaagaaagaggaGGCTGTCCCGCCACCGACTGAGAGTTGCACAGAGGAGGTTAAAGAGAAGGAGATCGCTGTGGAGGCGGCTGTTGAGGAGAAAGTTGAAGACGCGCCGCCAGCAGCAGCTGACCCTCCTAAGCCTTGA